One Myxococcota bacterium DNA segment encodes these proteins:
- a CDS encoding catalase → MPIQKKPNSHPAETHQTAQGKIAPITTQQGMPISDDQNSLRLGARGPALLEDHVLRDKLFHFDHERIPERVVHARGYGAHGFFENYQSLSGITSADLFQRPGEKTPAFVRFSTVAGNKGSADLARDVRGFAVKLYTQEGNWDIVGNNIPVFFIQDAMKFPDLVHAAKDEPDRGFPQAATAHDNFWDFISLMPESMHMIMWAMSDRGIPRSFRFMEGFGVHTFRLVNNKGKSTFVKFHWKPKLGLQSVVWNEAVKINGCDPDFHRRDLWNAIQNGDFPEWELGLQLFDEKFAEKFDFDVLDPTKLIPEEEVPVRRVGRLVLNRMVDNFFAETEHVAFCTQNIVPGVDFTNDPLLQGRNFSYLDTQLKRLGSPNFTHIPINAPKCPFANFQQDGHMAMFNPKGRANYEPNSLGLGGGPRETPRGFKSFEATESGAKLRIRPESFADHYSQARQFYMSQTPIEQNHIADALVFELSKVERVDIRSRIVSHLLNIESGLAKTVAAGLRLDKMPKPLPAAKPTRKNLKPSNALSILKNPPNSFKGRKLGVLVTDGANAVLFKALLKAVSGEDANLEVIAPTIGGVKLSDGTWQEAQHKLEGGPSVIFDAIALLTSPTGAKELIGKSAARDFIADAFAHNKFIAYTEDAQPLLEKAGIADELDGGCILLKKVAETKNFLKTCQQLRFWAREKA, encoded by the coding sequence ATGCCAATTCAAAAAAAGCCAAACTCGCATCCCGCCGAAACCCACCAAACTGCCCAAGGAAAGATTGCACCAATAACGACCCAGCAGGGTATGCCTATCAGTGACGATCAAAACTCGTTACGCTTGGGCGCTCGTGGGCCGGCTTTGCTTGAAGATCACGTCTTACGCGATAAGCTATTTCACTTCGATCACGAACGCATCCCTGAGCGTGTTGTCCATGCTCGTGGCTACGGCGCGCATGGCTTTTTCGAAAATTATCAGTCTCTTTCGGGCATAACCTCTGCAGATTTGTTTCAGCGTCCAGGCGAAAAAACACCGGCCTTCGTTCGCTTTTCCACTGTTGCAGGCAACAAAGGCTCTGCAGATTTGGCCCGTGACGTACGAGGCTTTGCGGTGAAACTTTACACTCAAGAAGGCAATTGGGACATTGTGGGCAACAACATCCCCGTGTTTTTCATCCAAGATGCCATGAAATTCCCAGACTTAGTTCATGCGGCCAAAGATGAGCCGGATCGAGGCTTCCCCCAAGCAGCCACCGCGCACGATAATTTCTGGGACTTTATCTCCCTCATGCCTGAAAGCATGCACATGATTATGTGGGCCATGTCTGATAGAGGCATCCCGCGTTCTTTCAGGTTTATGGAAGGCTTTGGCGTTCACACGTTCAGACTGGTGAATAACAAGGGTAAATCGACATTCGTTAAATTTCATTGGAAGCCAAAGCTAGGCCTTCAGTCAGTCGTTTGGAACGAAGCCGTTAAAATCAACGGCTGCGACCCAGACTTTCATCGCCGAGACCTATGGAACGCCATCCAAAATGGCGATTTCCCTGAATGGGAGCTGGGCCTGCAACTATTCGACGAAAAATTCGCAGAGAAATTCGATTTCGACGTTCTAGACCCCACGAAGCTTATCCCCGAAGAAGAAGTGCCAGTTCGTAGGGTTGGGCGACTCGTATTAAACAGAATGGTCGATAACTTCTTCGCCGAAACTGAGCACGTCGCTTTTTGTACTCAAAACATCGTGCCCGGGGTCGATTTTACCAACGATCCCCTGCTCCAAGGACGTAACTTTTCGTACCTAGACACGCAGCTCAAGCGCCTGGGCAGTCCAAACTTCACCCATATCCCCATTAATGCACCCAAATGCCCGTTCGCTAACTTTCAACAAGACGGCCACATGGCTATGTTCAATCCTAAAGGTAGAGCAAATTACGAACCCAACTCTTTAGGCCTTGGAGGCGGCCCCAGAGAAACGCCCCGCGGGTTTAAAAGCTTCGAAGCCACTGAATCAGGAGCTAAGCTGCGAATACGCCCAGAAAGCTTTGCAGACCACTACTCTCAGGCGCGTCAATTCTACATGAGCCAAACGCCCATTGAGCAAAACCATATTGCAGATGCTTTGGTATTCGAGCTCAGCAAAGTAGAGCGCGTAGACATTCGCAGCAGAATTGTTTCGCACCTACTCAACATTGAAAGCGGACTCGCCAAAACAGTAGCGGCAGGTTTACGCCTAGACAAAATGCCCAAACCCCTGCCCGCAGCAAAACCAACGCGCAAAAATTTAAAGCCGTCCAACGCGCTGAGCATACTGAAAAACCCACCCAATAGTTTTAAAGGCCGCAAGTTGGGCGTATTGGTCACAGATGGTGCCAACGCAGTCCTATTTAAAGCTTTGTTAAAAGCCGTTTCTGGAGAAGATGCCAATCTAGAAGTAATAGCCCCCACCATCGGCGGCGTGAAACTAAGCGACGGCACGTGGCAAGAAGCTCAACACAAGTTAGAGGGAGGACCATCGGTGATATTTGACGCGATTGCGCTACTCACTTCGCCGACAGGCGCTAAGGAGTTGATTGGGAAATCAGCAGCAAGAGACTTTATTGCCGATGCTTTCGCTCACAATAAATTTATTGCCTATACAGAGGATGCCCAGCCGTTACTGGAAAAAGCCGGCATTGCAGACGAGCTAGATGGAGGTTGCATACTACTGAAGAAGGTTGCAGAGACTAAAAACTTCCTTAAAACTTGTCAGCAGTTAAGATTCTGGGCAAGAGAAAAAGCTTAA
- a CDS encoding UvrD-helicase domain-containing protein, protein MNFEQLLSPTQYLAATVMDAPICILAGAGTGKTRVITHRIAYLISKGARPDSILGLTFTNKAAQEMRERVEHLVPGVSRQIELGTFHGIGAKLLRRYGHFVDVSPNFVIYDSSDSDKLLKDIALVKLNLSKDYLSFYSDQIDKWQNEGILPTEADSHGDQRIMRARELYALYEQRLQEVGALDFNSILLKVRQLVQHPEGLAALSERFRHVLVDEYQDTNKVQSEIVYAIGGNAETLAIVGDDDQSIYGWRGAKPYNLEEFLTRMAGAKLFRLEENYRSTTAILNTANAIISNNDRRLGKNLISMRGAGETVRVIKTSSDRYEAELIGYRIEDKIRKGQSLNEIAVLMRANSQSRSFEETLRASRIPYRLVGGVRFYDRKEIKDILSTLRAALNPKSDLDLVRAMLASKQGVGATSLGKTQNYASAHGLSLMTVFLSKEMLLKAGISSKTAAKIQAFAQSLAELGVLAEKDINAAEAIQRALDISGREEHMEPERVENIEQLISAAQQYVDDCDVYDQEPSALGFLENAALLSSADESNAQNVEGAVTLMTLHAAKGLEFDYVYMVGMEEYGFPHARALEEDAKPDQLEEERRLAYVGMTRARKELVLTYATRRLIRGQIKGRAPSRFLRELPTDWVVGDLPMARPSWY, encoded by the coding sequence ATGAATTTCGAACAACTTTTAAGCCCAACGCAATATCTTGCAGCCACTGTGATGGATGCGCCTATTTGCATCTTAGCTGGCGCGGGCACAGGCAAAACGCGCGTTATTACACATCGAATCGCCTATTTGATTTCCAAAGGCGCAAGGCCCGACAGCATTTTGGGGCTAACTTTTACTAACAAAGCCGCGCAGGAAATGCGTGAGCGGGTTGAGCATTTGGTACCCGGCGTCTCTCGTCAGATTGAGTTAGGCACTTTTCACGGCATCGGCGCTAAGCTTTTGCGGCGTTATGGGCATTTTGTAGACGTTTCGCCCAACTTTGTAATCTACGATTCTTCTGACAGCGACAAGCTTTTGAAAGATATTGCTTTGGTGAAGCTTAATCTTTCCAAAGACTACCTATCTTTCTACAGCGACCAAATCGACAAATGGCAAAACGAAGGCATTTTGCCGACCGAGGCTGATTCACATGGTGACCAACGCATCATGCGGGCGCGTGAGCTATATGCACTGTACGAGCAACGACTCCAAGAAGTTGGCGCCCTAGATTTTAACAGCATCTTGCTAAAAGTGAGGCAGTTAGTTCAACACCCAGAGGGCCTTGCTGCACTCAGCGAGCGGTTCAGACATGTTCTGGTGGACGAGTATCAAGATACCAACAAAGTCCAATCTGAAATTGTCTACGCCATTGGCGGCAACGCTGAAACGCTCGCCATTGTGGGCGACGACGACCAATCCATCTACGGCTGGCGCGGCGCGAAGCCATATAACTTAGAAGAATTTCTAACCCGAATGGCAGGCGCCAAATTGTTTAGGCTGGAAGAAAATTACCGTTCAACTACAGCGATTTTAAATACAGCGAATGCCATTATTTCAAATAACGACCGCCGTTTGGGCAAAAACTTGATTTCCATGCGCGGTGCCGGTGAAACCGTGCGCGTGATTAAAACCAGCAGCGACCGCTACGAAGCTGAGCTCATTGGCTATCGCATCGAAGATAAAATTCGCAAAGGCCAAAGCCTAAACGAAATTGCTGTGCTCATGCGCGCAAATTCGCAGTCCCGATCATTTGAAGAAACGCTTAGAGCTTCAAGAATTCCTTATCGTTTGGTTGGTGGCGTACGTTTTTACGACCGCAAGGAAATCAAAGATATCTTGTCAACTTTAAGAGCCGCTCTAAATCCTAAAAGCGATTTGGATTTGGTCAGAGCAATGCTCGCATCGAAACAAGGCGTGGGCGCGACCAGCTTAGGCAAAACGCAAAACTATGCCTCGGCACACGGCTTAAGCCTAATGACCGTGTTCCTATCCAAAGAAATGCTACTCAAAGCAGGTATTTCCAGCAAAACCGCCGCAAAAATCCAAGCTTTCGCTCAGTCTCTCGCAGAGCTAGGCGTGTTGGCTGAAAAAGACATCAACGCTGCAGAAGCCATCCAAAGAGCGCTGGATATCAGCGGCCGCGAAGAGCACATGGAGCCCGAGCGTGTCGAAAATATCGAACAGCTTATCTCCGCCGCTCAGCAATACGTGGATGACTGCGACGTGTACGATCAAGAGCCCAGCGCGCTCGGCTTTTTAGAGAATGCCGCTTTGCTATCAAGCGCCGATGAATCCAATGCTCAAAACGTTGAAGGTGCTGTCACTTTAATGACCTTACATGCTGCGAAAGGGCTTGAGTTTGACTACGTGTATATGGTTGGCATGGAAGAATACGGCTTTCCGCATGCGCGCGCTCTGGAAGAAGATGCAAAACCAGACCAACTCGAAGAAGAACGCCGCTTAGCCTACGTAGGAATGACCCGCGCCCGTAAAGAGCTGGTTTTGACCTACGCAACCAGGCGCTTAATAAGGGGTCAAATCAAGGGCAGGGCGCCCAGCCGCTTTCTGCGCGAATTACCCACGGACTGGGTAGTGGGCGATTTGCCGATGGCCCGGCCCAGTTGGTATTAA
- the gyrB gene encoding DNA topoisomerase (ATP-hydrolyzing) subunit B translates to MTTSYDASSIKILEGLEAVRKRPGMYIGDTDDGSGLHHMVFEVVDNSVDEALGGYCDTVSVTIHEDETISVEDNGRGIPVDMHESGKPACEVIMCVLHAGGKFDQNSYKVSGGLHGVGVSVVNALSEELVLEIKRNGKLYRQTFSKGDPTSGLEIIGESTSTGTKIRFKPDSTIFTNIAFHFEVLASRLREQAFLNKGLIVKIADLRTGKDKEFVYKDGIKEFVQMLNKNNSPLNKEPVYITGSRVMGDDPKGPQCMVDIAIQWNDSYQEHVFCFTNTIKNGDGGTHLAGFRAALTRTLNTYVNRVFQKQVEKSVLSGEDMREGLTAVIAVKLPDPKFGSQTKDKLVSSEVRSVVEGLVAEQLAAWLDEHPTEAKQVCQKVIDAARAREAARKARELTRRKGVLDGLGLPGKLADCQEKDPTLCEIFIVEGDSAGGSAKSGRDRRAQAILPLRGKILNVEKARFDKMLSSQEIITLITALGTGIGPDEFDAGKVRYHKIVLMTDADVDGSHIRTLLLTFFYRQMRELVERGYLYIAQPPLYKVQKGKKETYLKDDEALEHFLVNNMLESIEVHSGSGKVSVDDLQKGVTSLYAYQRLLERIRKRQDPDIVDALVRAGQIETLEVDALVLERHLTLHAPHVMPISVKSSELETRIESLHNGAPVQTVVNDAWLKSVELRELKRHALGSAVLGEGPYRVVKSGGEFEAQTVFELADHLDQLARKGQTIQRYKGLGEMNPGQLWETTMDPANRTFLQVKIEDAVDADEAFSGLMGDEVEPRRVFIEKAALDVVNLDI, encoded by the coding sequence ATGACTACTAGTTATGATGCTTCTTCTATTAAAATTTTAGAAGGTCTTGAAGCCGTTCGGAAACGCCCTGGAATGTACATCGGCGACACCGATGATGGTTCCGGTCTTCACCACATGGTTTTTGAAGTTGTCGACAACTCTGTTGACGAGGCATTGGGCGGTTACTGCGACACAGTCAGCGTCACCATTCATGAAGACGAAACCATTAGCGTCGAAGATAACGGACGCGGTATCCCTGTGGATATGCATGAATCCGGCAAGCCTGCTTGCGAAGTGATCATGTGCGTGCTTCACGCCGGTGGTAAGTTCGACCAAAATTCATACAAAGTATCAGGGGGTCTGCACGGCGTTGGTGTGTCCGTTGTGAATGCTTTGAGTGAAGAGCTTGTTCTTGAAATCAAGCGTAATGGAAAGCTTTACCGCCAGACTTTTAGTAAAGGCGATCCAACTTCAGGCCTCGAAATCATCGGTGAATCCACCAGCACAGGCACGAAAATTCGCTTTAAGCCCGATTCCACCATCTTTACCAATATCGCTTTCCATTTCGAAGTTTTAGCCTCACGTTTGCGTGAACAGGCTTTCTTAAATAAAGGCTTAATCGTTAAGATCGCTGATTTGAGAACCGGCAAAGACAAAGAATTTGTATACAAAGACGGCATTAAAGAATTTGTTCAAATGTTGAACAAAAACAATTCGCCGCTCAACAAAGAACCTGTTTATATTACCGGCTCTAGGGTGATGGGCGATGATCCTAAAGGCCCGCAGTGCATGGTGGACATCGCCATCCAGTGGAACGATTCCTACCAAGAACATGTGTTCTGTTTCACCAACACCATTAAAAACGGCGACGGTGGTACCCACTTAGCAGGCTTTAGAGCGGCGCTTACTCGAACTTTAAACACCTACGTAAATCGCGTGTTCCAAAAGCAAGTCGAAAAAAGCGTGCTCTCGGGCGAAGACATGCGTGAAGGACTAACAGCGGTTATCGCTGTCAAGCTTCCTGATCCAAAGTTCGGCTCGCAAACCAAAGACAAGCTGGTCTCTTCTGAAGTTCGAAGCGTGGTCGAAGGTTTGGTCGCTGAGCAATTAGCTGCCTGGCTAGATGAACACCCAACTGAAGCCAAACAAGTTTGCCAAAAGGTTATCGATGCCGCCAGAGCGCGTGAAGCTGCTCGTAAAGCACGTGAACTAACTCGCCGAAAAGGTGTCTTGGATGGCCTAGGCTTGCCGGGCAAGCTCGCTGACTGCCAAGAAAAAGACCCAACCCTGTGCGAAATCTTCATCGTAGAAGGGGACTCTGCGGGTGGCTCAGCCAAGAGCGGACGCGATCGCAGAGCTCAAGCGATTTTGCCCTTACGTGGTAAAATTCTAAACGTTGAAAAAGCGCGTTTCGACAAGATGCTTTCTAGTCAGGAAATCATCACGTTAATTACCGCGCTAGGAACTGGCATCGGCCCAGACGAGTTCGATGCAGGCAAAGTTCGCTATCACAAGATTGTGCTGATGACCGATGCGGACGTTGACGGTAGTCACATTCGAACGTTGTTGCTCACTTTCTTCTATCGCCAAATGCGCGAGTTGGTTGAACGTGGTTATCTGTATATCGCTCAGCCCCCGCTGTATAAAGTTCAAAAAGGTAAAAAAGAAACTTACCTGAAAGACGACGAAGCTTTAGAGCACTTTTTGGTCAACAACATGCTTGAATCCATTGAAGTGCATTCAGGCTCAGGCAAGGTTTCGGTAGACGATCTGCAAAAAGGCGTCACCAGTTTGTACGCTTATCAGCGCTTGTTGGAGCGTATCCGCAAACGTCAAGATCCCGATATTGTGGATGCTTTGGTCAGAGCTGGCCAGATCGAAACCTTGGAAGTTGATGCGCTCGTATTGGAGCGACATCTGACGCTTCATGCACCGCATGTTATGCCGATCTCGGTCAAATCGAGTGAGCTTGAAACAAGAATCGAGAGTTTACACAATGGCGCCCCGGTGCAGACTGTGGTCAACGACGCGTGGCTCAAAAGCGTGGAACTCAGAGAGTTGAAGCGGCACGCTTTAGGCAGTGCTGTGCTTGGCGAAGGTCCTTACCGCGTGGTCAAATCTGGCGGCGAGTTCGAAGCTCAAACTGTGTTTGAACTGGCGGATCATTTGGATCAACTCGCTCGTAAAGGTCAAACCATCCAACGTTATAAAGGTTTGGGCGAGATGAACCCTGGCCAGCTATGGGAAACCACCATGGATCCAGCCAACAGGACCTTCCTGCAAGTGAAGATCGAAGATGCCGTGGATGCCGATGAAGCATTTTCTGGTCTCATGGGCGATGAAGTTGAACCAAGACGAGTATTTATTGAGAAAGCTGCCCTCGATGTGGTAAACCTCGACATATGA
- the obgE gene encoding GTPase ObgE, whose amino-acid sequence MKFVDEVKLYAKAGDGGNGSVSWRREACVPMGGPAGGDGGDGGNVILEGDENLHSLLDFHYVFQLVADSGENGRSKNCYGAIGEDVIRKIPVGTQVFDADTGEQLADFTAHGQRVVICKGGSGGFGNTKFATATRQAPDFAKPGLPGQEKNLRLSLKLMADVGLLGFPNAGKSTLLSRLSAAKPKIADYPFTTLIPQLGVVRGPDYHTFVMADIPGLIEGASQGIGLGVRFLKHLERVRVLCHLIEPGDDLWQRYQIIRNELAEFNPELCDVPELVVLTKSDIVYESQKDIFLKQNIPVMEISAVTGKGIDELRQKLWGFVSGVLLAS is encoded by the coding sequence ATGAAATTTGTTGATGAAGTTAAATTGTACGCCAAAGCGGGCGATGGCGGTAATGGCTCTGTTTCTTGGCGCCGTGAAGCCTGCGTTCCGATGGGCGGGCCTGCCGGCGGTGATGGCGGCGATGGCGGCAACGTTATTTTAGAAGGTGATGAAAATCTGCATTCGTTGCTCGATTTTCACTATGTATTTCAATTGGTGGCAGATAGTGGCGAAAATGGCCGTTCAAAAAACTGCTACGGCGCCATTGGTGAAGATGTTATCCGAAAGATCCCGGTGGGCACTCAGGTGTTCGATGCGGACACGGGCGAGCAACTCGCTGACTTTACCGCTCATGGTCAACGCGTGGTGATTTGCAAAGGCGGCTCCGGTGGCTTTGGTAACACGAAGTTTGCGACCGCGACCCGGCAAGCCCCTGATTTTGCAAAACCAGGCCTGCCAGGACAAGAAAAGAACCTCCGCCTTAGCCTGAAGCTCATGGCCGATGTAGGCCTTTTGGGCTTTCCGAATGCGGGTAAGTCAACTTTGCTATCTCGCTTAAGTGCGGCTAAGCCAAAAATCGCCGATTATCCGTTTACCACATTGATCCCTCAGCTTGGGGTGGTGCGCGGGCCAGATTATCACACCTTTGTTATGGCAGACATTCCTGGGCTCATCGAAGGCGCTTCGCAAGGAATTGGTCTCGGGGTTCGCTTTTTGAAGCACTTAGAGCGCGTGCGCGTGTTGTGCCATTTGATAGAGCCAGGCGATGATTTGTGGCAGCGTTACCAAATTATTCGTAACGAATTGGCTGAGTTTAACCCTGAGCTTTGCGATGTGCCGGAATTGGTTGTTTTGACTAAATCAGACATCGTTTATGAATCTCAAAAAGATATATTTTTAAAGCAGAATATCCCAGTGATGGAAATATCCGCAGTAACCGGCAAAGGAATTGATGAATTACGTCAAAAACTTTGGGGGTTTGTAAGCGGAGTTCTCTTGGCCTCTTGA
- the grpE gene encoding nucleotide exchange factor GrpE: MNDNTSEIQQADEQLPEPEKLASDELAALQDRFLRLGAEFENFKKRADRDRQSSVRFANESMLTDLLPVLDHLEQAVNAAGADSENPIVTGVKMVLKQFEDTLGRHGIKSFSALGENFDPNKHEAVAENEDPAAESGKVIQEYQKGYFLNERLVRPARVVVAK; the protein is encoded by the coding sequence ATGAATGACAACACTTCAGAAATACAACAAGCGGATGAGCAACTGCCTGAGCCTGAAAAGCTGGCCTCGGATGAATTGGCTGCTCTGCAAGACCGTTTTTTGAGACTGGGCGCTGAATTCGAAAACTTTAAGAAACGGGCCGATAGAGACAGACAAAGCTCAGTGCGCTTTGCGAATGAATCGATGTTAACCGATTTGTTGCCTGTTTTGGACCATCTCGAACAAGCGGTTAACGCTGCTGGCGCTGATTCGGAAAATCCGATTGTTACCGGCGTTAAAATGGTTTTGAAACAGTTTGAAGATACCTTAGGTCGCCACGGTATTAAGAGCTTTAGTGCATTGGGTGAGAATTTTGACCCCAATAAGCATGAAGCGGTGGCGGAAAATGAAGATCCGGCGGCTGAATCCGGCAAAGTTATTCAGGAATATCAAAAGGGCTATTTTTTGAACGAACGTTTGGTTCGTCCGGCTCGAGTTGTGGTTGCAAAATGA
- a CDS encoding phospholipase, translated as MLKLGIFLCAAYSLWAGDFYMRYESMEHARAGDEIVLKIGEQAGRKNVLLKLQNGLDIGFGDLMTLGDFYGIVGAPISSAPDLKSRRDRFTQAFNTFSASLSSVEETKSILAAIREGPLALKDDQHRRWNCLTGGACSGYFWWLSPGRYLNLAEQDFDHFGDNAVKAYIAGHEAALSEAVKGNLGRAYAMDGFACHFLSDRFAAGHIRTPRDYLALNVTPAFVGSLLAGFMHDEENLAGVHVVNEYGDRWIAYGDERYQDPLNSTNKAMMLKALQASVDEVYLAYQTKQLPAKYQHLALLPMAVENGANGKVDIAPLFYWDRSAQKVMRRNNLGDARDYSWTADWYGWSTLAKLKAM; from the coding sequence ATGCTTAAACTTGGGATATTTCTATGTGCGGCCTATAGCCTTTGGGCTGGCGATTTTTACATGCGCTATGAGTCTATGGAACACGCGCGTGCTGGCGACGAAATAGTCTTAAAAATCGGTGAGCAAGCTGGCCGAAAAAATGTGCTGCTGAAGCTTCAAAATGGGTTGGATATTGGCTTTGGTGATTTGATGACGCTTGGGGATTTTTACGGCATCGTCGGGGCACCTATCTCCTCTGCGCCTGATTTGAAATCAAGGCGTGACCGATTTACACAGGCATTTAATACCTTTTCGGCCAGTTTAAGCTCGGTTGAAGAAACCAAAAGCATCTTAGCCGCCATTCGAGAAGGTCCTTTGGCTTTGAAAGATGACCAGCATCGCCGGTGGAACTGCCTAACGGGCGGCGCTTGCTCTGGATATTTTTGGTGGTTGTCGCCAGGGCGCTACTTAAATCTGGCCGAGCAAGATTTTGATCATTTCGGAGACAACGCTGTCAAAGCATACATTGCCGGTCATGAGGCTGCGTTGAGTGAAGCAGTTAAAGGCAATTTGGGCAGAGCCTATGCGATGGACGGGTTTGCCTGTCATTTCTTGTCTGACCGTTTTGCTGCAGGGCATATTCGCACACCGCGCGATTACTTGGCTCTCAATGTAACGCCCGCATTTGTTGGGTCTCTGCTGGCAGGTTTCATGCACGATGAAGAGAATTTAGCAGGAGTGCATGTTGTTAACGAATACGGTGATCGTTGGATCGCCTATGGAGATGAGCGCTACCAAGATCCTCTGAATTCGACCAATAAGGCGATGATGCTAAAAGCACTTCAGGCGTCAGTGGATGAAGTCTATTTGGCTTATCAAACGAAACAGTTACCTGCAAAATACCAACATTTAGCGCTTTTACCTATGGCAGTGGAAAATGGCGCAAATGGCAAAGTAGATATTGCTCCGCTGTTTTATTGGGACCGTTCGGCGCAAAAGGTTATGCGCCGTAACAATTTAGGCGATGCTCGCGATTACAGTTGGACCGCCGACTGGTACGGCTGGAGTACGTTAGCAAAGCTAAAAGCCATGTGA
- the tadA gene encoding tRNA adenosine(34) deaminase TadA — protein MDMQPTDLKWMREALELAKQAAEIGEVPIGAVVVLEDRLVGKGMNRREIDANPLAHAEVLAIADAAENLGRWRLSGCTLYVTVEPCPMCAGALVNARVDRLVYGAQDPKAGAVQSLYQITTDARLNHRMQVTGGVLAAESGDLMSGFFKHLRSRRLNDR, from the coding sequence ATGGACATGCAACCAACAGACTTAAAATGGATGCGTGAAGCATTGGAGCTCGCGAAACAGGCCGCAGAAATAGGGGAAGTGCCTATCGGTGCGGTGGTTGTCCTTGAAGACAGACTCGTGGGCAAAGGCATGAACCGCCGAGAAATTGACGCTAATCCCTTGGCTCACGCAGAAGTTTTGGCCATTGCTGACGCCGCGGAAAATCTGGGCCGGTGGCGCCTATCCGGATGTACTTTGTATGTAACCGTCGAGCCGTGTCCCATGTGTGCCGGGGCATTGGTTAACGCGCGTGTGGACAGATTGGTTTATGGCGCACAGGATCCGAAGGCTGGCGCGGTGCAGTCTTTGTATCAAATTACGACGGACGCCCGATTAAACCATCGGATGCAGGTAACCGGGGGCGTATTGGCGGCTGAATCCGGCGATTTGATGAGCGGATTCTTCAAACATTTGAGATCCCGTCGGCTAAACGACCGATAG